In one Pseudarthrobacter sp. NBSH8 genomic region, the following are encoded:
- a CDS encoding CaiB/BaiF CoA-transferase family protein, with amino-acid sequence MRCGAESGAPLEGIVVADFSRVLAGPLATMTLADLGARVIKVERPGTGDDTRAWAPPSSKTGATYFESVNRNKESVTLDLTDPEDLELARELARRADVLVENFKPGGLAKLGLGYESLAQENPGLVYASISGFGSEGGRDLPGYDFIVQAVGGLMSITGDPQGDAYKVGVALVDVLTAKDATIGILAALTERNSTGRGRRIEVNLLSSLQGALANQAQAYLGAGVTPTRLGNDHPSIVPYQLLATRDDPLAVAVGNDSQFAKLCRAIGNPELAADPRFVTNSARVKHRRELVQLLEDGLARAGATEWQDQLVSAGVPAGRVASIDEGIAYAETLGLEPTIQVHDTDGNVTGRQIRHPIIWTPALPPRTQAPPALGEHTGEVLDWLRQTKSKTFTDTPQSAAHSQVVYAQEGPHHDSRP; translated from the coding sequence GCGACCATGACCCTGGCTGATCTCGGTGCCCGGGTCATCAAAGTGGAGCGGCCCGGAACCGGGGATGACACCCGGGCGTGGGCGCCACCTTCCTCAAAGACAGGCGCGACTTACTTCGAAAGCGTTAACCGCAATAAGGAATCCGTCACCCTCGATCTGACGGACCCCGAGGACCTGGAGCTTGCCCGGGAACTGGCACGCCGCGCCGACGTCTTGGTGGAGAACTTCAAACCCGGAGGGCTCGCCAAACTGGGTCTGGGATATGAATCATTGGCTCAGGAGAACCCAGGCCTGGTGTACGCATCAATTTCGGGTTTCGGCTCCGAAGGCGGCCGTGATCTGCCTGGGTACGACTTCATAGTCCAGGCCGTCGGCGGACTGATGAGTATTACCGGGGACCCGCAGGGCGACGCCTACAAAGTAGGCGTCGCCCTGGTCGATGTACTGACAGCGAAAGATGCCACGATCGGCATCCTCGCCGCCCTTACCGAGCGCAATTCCACAGGTCGCGGCAGGCGGATCGAGGTCAATCTCCTCTCAAGCCTGCAGGGCGCTCTAGCCAACCAAGCTCAGGCGTACCTCGGAGCCGGTGTTACTCCTACGCGACTGGGCAACGACCACCCTTCCATCGTCCCGTACCAGCTTCTTGCCACACGTGATGACCCGCTGGCCGTCGCCGTGGGAAACGACTCACAGTTCGCCAAGCTCTGCCGCGCCATCGGCAATCCGGAGCTGGCCGCTGATCCCCGGTTTGTCACCAACTCAGCGAGGGTCAAGCACCGCCGGGAACTTGTCCAACTGCTGGAAGACGGGCTCGCACGCGCCGGAGCGACGGAATGGCAGGACCAGCTCGTTTCTGCAGGAGTACCCGCCGGCCGCGTGGCCAGCATAGATGAAGGCATCGCGTACGCCGAAACATTGGGTCTGGAACCGACAATTCAAGTCCATGACACAGACGGAAACGTCACCGGCCGCCAAATCCGCCATCCGATCATCTGGACGCCGGCGTTGCCACCGCGGACCCAGGCCCCACCCGCCCTCGGTGAGCACACCGGGGAAGTGCTGGACTGGCTGCGTCAGACCAAAAGCAAGACGTTTACCGACACCCCTCAAAGTGCCGCCCATTCCCAAGTCGTTTATGCCCAGGAGGGACCACATCATGACTCTCGCCCCTAG